AACGTAGTGATTATCTTAGAATCAGCACAATCAATCCATTTAGACAGTTAGCTGCAAGATTAGGTCATAGAATTCTGTTCCCTTTTCTGCTACGTGTACAACTGCATCAAACATCCTCTGAACAGCTGCGTGCGAAGGAAACTCTTTTGCCCCTCTATTTATTGTTTCTACACTGACTTTTACTGATTTGCAAAGTTTGTCACTGGAGTCACTCACAACCTTGGCAATAGATTCACTCGAATGTCTGGCAATGCTGTCACCAATAAATACAAGTTTAAATGCATTGATGACAATGAATCTagcaaaactaataaaaacactagGCTGTTCTTTCGACTCAATAACGTTTAAAAAAGTGTCTATTGAATTTGCCAGCTGCTTCCGATGCTGCTCAACGTAGGGCTTATAAAATTGAAGTAGTTCAGCGTTGCCAAGAGTAGGAAGTTCAGAAGGGATAATCGAGGTGGACTCAACAACCattctaaaaaatgaattaagaaatttatttacaGTAACAGATTGGGCAATTAGCCAATGCCTTAAAGTTTAAACTATATACACACCATAAAACGATACATTGCATCTTGTTTGGATTTGGGGAGGAGACCGGAGatgagagagggagagagacactttttattatacatatatcatcaatatacaaaaaaaccaCATCAGCGTTGACTTTGACTAACAAGTCaaagacttgttagtagtggctAATAAACATCAATGAGCGGCAATACCGACaacattaacaaaacaaaaaatgaaacaaaaaagtgggaacaagaaaacaacaagaaaacaaagaataagaagagagagaaagagagagaaaaagaaagaaaaaatcatacttaaaaaaacaactcaataaGCCATCccaattaaattatttacttaatatCTTCCCAAAAGGTGGTTCTTCagtctactttttaaagatTTATACGTTTTCCCGCACATCGTCTAAACATTTAAATAGCTCGCTAGATTTTCAGCGCTTTCTGACTATACCAGCACTCGAAATAAAATGCTATGCGCGTTCCTGTATTTTCAACAGTAAAACCCGGtatggactattttgaaattttttccggTCTATTCAAAATACAACCATTCttggttttgttttagaaaagtaTTCTATGTCTGATGGGGTCTCTTCCTCAGTATGCTTAGCACGACAGTAAACAACTTagaaagtaaaattgtggcatTGAGACGATTATTCTGCAACTTAATGATTTGGTCATTTTATTGGAGTTTTACAGAAGTTTACCACAATATCAATTATGGTTGGTAAAATGGATTCCTATTCCCCTCCTCATATTTTGCCCAGGGACGCTGTTGCTGttgaaagttatttttctttctagtcCCTTTCCCTAATAAAGAACAACTCTGCTCTTGTCCCTTCGATAGGATACCATGAATATAGGCTGGCCCCTATACTCTATAACACCTGATAATCTAAAAAGCCTACCTGTTGAAAACAGTTTGTAGGTTGCAATGAACTCCACTGGCATTATCAACCTCGTCAACGTGAACTGACGACCTTGAATCCAATTTTACATAGTCATAATCATCAATCCAATCATCAACAGACGGCTGGAAAAGCTTTTTCCCATTATCGTGAATACAAATTGAGAAAGCTTTGATGTCTTGAATTAAGTTTTTGGTACAAACTTGCAGCTGATCAATAGTGACTTTCATCCTCTTTTGGAAAGTCAGGGAGGAAAGCAAATCTTTTGGAAAGATTTCCAGGGTTTTCACtatttctttcaatatttttctgcCATTTATCAAAGGCTTTACGACAGTTTCAAGGCGATTCGCAAATGAAAGATCAACCTTTTTGGCAGTTTTCAAGTATATGAGAGCAAGTTCAAGTATTTTTTCGAATGACAGCGTTGCAGATGCAGTTTCTTTCTTTAGAGCACTAAGAACTTCTTCTGAATAGGGAGCATCATATTTAAGGTCTGAAAGTACTTCTATGGttttaatcacttttgatttCAATTCATCAAACTGCACAAGCCCGCGATCAACCTCAGTTAAAGCCATGTTGCGCACAATACTCCCATAAACTGGCTCTTCCTTTTCTTCTGACTTTGGTTTACTGATGTCTTTACTTACTGGATGAGGAATACTGTAATCCTGCATTACATCTGATTCATTAGATATTGGCCGCCGACCAACTTTTGGTGGAAGTGGAAGACAGTTGATTCCAGGGATGGCTGACCGATGGCTTCGAAAAGAGCTTCCTAGTTTATTCCTTATGGAGCAAGTTGAGGGTATTGGCGTATCATAATCTTCATTATTTGAAGTTGGGGGTAAAACCTTTTTAGTTTTAGGAGGAAGATTTAGATTAGGCAGTTTGTCTATTTCTGACAAAGCTGATATAATAGAATCAAGTTTTTCGGGGTGCCCTCTTCTCGGTGGTATATCGTAAGTTTCATTTCCATCTGAAGCATCTAAACTAATAGTGTCAAAGGATTTACTCAAATTATCAATAGCACTTTTTGAGCAGCTTTGAGTTTCGAAGGATCTGTTTCTCCATATATTTTCTCCAGCTTTTATCAAGTTTGATTTTAACGGCCTTGGGGTGTCATAGGTGTCTGCTTCACCAGGGCTATTAGAATACGTCGTATTCGGGGATTCATTCGCGACATTTAGAAATGACGAGTAGCCCGAGCTTGATGACAACAAGGATGTTCCGCTTGACCTATTGGATTCTTTTCCTGTGGGATCTTGATGCAACGCAGAGCGTGGGGAGTCATAATGCTGTTCATTCAGTGGCTTTGGAGTGTCGTAGCAAGAAACTTCATTTctgtaagaaaaaagaaaaaatcagtcAACCAATCCTCTTTTTAGTTAAGCCAAATCACCTTGGTTGAAGGTTCAAAAATTATCATCAATAGGAACACCGTGGaagaatatgaaaaacaaacatttacGTGCCTGAATTTAGTTGGAACATGGCCGGAAATTTCGAGGGGTcatacttaaaaagaacaaaaaacacaaattataaCCATTCTATTTAAATAAAGGTGGTTTATTGAATATCAAATAGAGTGTGGGCTAATAGAGGAAGTCTGTTCGCTTGTATTTCCTTGTAACATCGTTGCTTTTCGATAAGCCAAACTTCGTGCTCTAGTCTAAAATATATAGGGAACAAGGAATAAGAATAAAatcctaaaatattaaaaaaatatattaatgtctaataatattacaataaaatgttattttaatgTCGAAAATATTAGTCTGAAAGCATTAATGCTTTTAAGTAGAGGGTTTTACCAGGAGAGAATCTCCAGCATtgtattaggggggggggaaggggcaTATCCGGATAG
This DNA window, taken from Artemia franciscana unplaced genomic scaffold, ASM3288406v1 PGA_scaffold_74, whole genome shotgun sequence, encodes the following:
- the LOC136042171 gene encoding enhancer of filamentation 1-like isoform X1 translates to MLEMTTNARAIYDNVADSPDELAFRKGDLLVVVDQNPAGLEGQEWWLCSLRGREGLCPANRLKILPCNIYSAKNSTPIGPSTPTTSCIPSNGRNGYSSNETVSRRIQNDPTLLRSKKILKPTRVGDTFLYIHPDRDKQSSSSHEATECVNLPDYDVPRSRQVVDQGNEVSCYDTPKPLNEQHYDSPRSALHQDPTGKESNRSSGTSLLSSSSGYSSFLNVANESPNTTYSNSPGEADTYDTPRPLKSNLIKAGENIWRNRSFETQSCSKSAIDNLSKSFDTISLDASDGNETYDIPPRRGHPEKLDSIISALSEIDKLPNLNLPPKTKKVLPPTSNNEDYDTPIPSTCSIRNKLGSSFRSHRSAIPGINCLPLPPKVGRRPISNESDVMQDYSIPHPVSKDISKPKSEEKEEPVYGSIVRNMALTEVDRGLVQFDELKSKVIKTIEVLSDLKYDAPYSEEVLSALKKETASATLSFEKILELALIYLKTAKKVDLSFANRLETVVKPLINGRKILKEIVKTLEIFPKDLLSSLTFQKRMKVTIDQLQVCTKNLIQDIKAFSICIHDNGKKLFQPSVDDWIDDYDYVKLDSRSSVHVDEVDNASGVHCNLQTVFNRMVVESTSIIPSELPTLGNAELLQFYKPYVEQHRKQLANSIDTFLNVIESKEQPSVFISFARFIVINAFKLVFIGDSIARHSSESIAKVVSDSSDKLCKSVKVSVETINRGAKEFPSHAAVQRMFDAVVHVAEKGTEFYDLILQLTV
- the LOC136042171 gene encoding enhancer of filamentation 1-like isoform X2 yields the protein MTTNARAIYDNVADSPDELAFRKGDLLVVVDQNPAGLEGQEWWLCSLRGREGLCPANRLKILPCNIYSAKNSTPIGPSTPTTSCIPSNGRNGYSSNETVSRRIQNDPTLLRSKKILKPTRVGDTFLYIHPDRDKQSSSSHEATECVNLPDYDVPRSRQVVDQGNEVSCYDTPKPLNEQHYDSPRSALHQDPTGKESNRSSGTSLLSSSSGYSSFLNVANESPNTTYSNSPGEADTYDTPRPLKSNLIKAGENIWRNRSFETQSCSKSAIDNLSKSFDTISLDASDGNETYDIPPRRGHPEKLDSIISALSEIDKLPNLNLPPKTKKVLPPTSNNEDYDTPIPSTCSIRNKLGSSFRSHRSAIPGINCLPLPPKVGRRPISNESDVMQDYSIPHPVSKDISKPKSEEKEEPVYGSIVRNMALTEVDRGLVQFDELKSKVIKTIEVLSDLKYDAPYSEEVLSALKKETASATLSFEKILELALIYLKTAKKVDLSFANRLETVVKPLINGRKILKEIVKTLEIFPKDLLSSLTFQKRMKVTIDQLQVCTKNLIQDIKAFSICIHDNGKKLFQPSVDDWIDDYDYVKLDSRSSVHVDEVDNASGVHCNLQTVFNRMVVESTSIIPSELPTLGNAELLQFYKPYVEQHRKQLANSIDTFLNVIESKEQPSVFISFARFIVINAFKLVFIGDSIARHSSESIAKVVSDSSDKLCKSVKVSVETINRGAKEFPSHAAVQRMFDAVVHVAEKGTEFYDLILQLTV